A stretch of Candidatus Poribacteria bacterium DNA encodes these proteins:
- a CDS encoding YIP1 family protein, which yields MRESWRNLIDLVVNPKATFTRLKSKPKYGVAFFVFCFLVVLLAWIVFPFTQKFVNPEYASSLADVQLFGSTKAASMGLVAVSGIALGILCAVTFSAILIVVSRVFEANEALKFKHVFAAWWHTILINPAIFFINVAFVPVFRRVEDIETLIDLRVIPGLHMLVPTLENQYLLVFLSFVDILAIWNIFVLTVAVATLAEVRKTKACLTAVIIWLLRVGIDVIFQVGYSS from the coding sequence ATGAGAGAGAGTTGGCGAAATCTCATTGATCTCGTTGTGAACCCAAAGGCTACGTTTACGCGGTTGAAGTCTAAACCAAAGTACGGTGTTGCATTCTTCGTTTTCTGCTTCCTCGTCGTGCTGCTGGCATGGATCGTTTTTCCATTTACACAGAAGTTTGTTAACCCAGAGTATGCAAGTAGTTTGGCCGATGTTCAACTGTTTGGATCTACCAAAGCGGCATCTATGGGACTTGTTGCGGTAAGCGGCATTGCTCTTGGCATTCTCTGTGCCGTTACGTTCAGTGCTATACTTATCGTGGTGTCGCGAGTTTTCGAGGCAAATGAGGCACTCAAGTTTAAACATGTCTTCGCCGCTTGGTGGCACACTATCTTGATTAATCCAGCGATATTTTTTATCAATGTCGCATTCGTTCCAGTTTTTAGGCGCGTTGAAGATATTGAAACACTCATTGATTTAAGAGTGATTCCGGGACTCCACATGTTGGTGCCAACCCTCGAAAATCAGTATCTTTTGGTGTTTTTGAGTTTTGTTGATATTTTAGCTATATGGAATATCTTTGTTTTAACTGTAGCGGTTGCTACACTCGCGGAAGTCAGGAAAACAAAAGCGTGTCTTACGGCGGTAATTATTTGGCTCTTAAGAGTTGGTATTGATGTTATATTCCAAGTTGGATATTCTTCTTAG